The genomic stretch CAAGGCGTTCGACATGGCGGACCTCGACGCCAGTCCTCTCCTCGTCGAGGAAGGCCAGCGGGTCCGGCTGGACTTCGTCAACGACACCACCATGTGGCATCCCATGCACCTGCACGGCCACACCTACCAACTCGGCGACACCGGGCCGCGCAAGGACACCGCGATCGTGCTGCCCAAGAAGAAGCTGTCGGTGTTCTTCGACGCCGACAACCCCGGCCAGTGGATGCTGCACTGCCACAACGCCTACCACGGCGAGGCTGGGATGATGGCGCTCGTCGCCTACCGGGCCTGACGATCCGTGCCCGGGGCGGGAGTCACCGGTCCCCGTTGTTCGCCCGGCAAGGTTCAACGCCTCGAAGAGCAGCGCGGTGGCCGTCCGCCCCCACGGGGTCTGCCGATGACGCGGTACATGCCGATCGAGTCGTGGGTGGCGGTGTCGGCGAAGCCGAACTTCTCGTAGAGGAAGCGGGCCGGGCCGTCGGCGATCAGGGAGACGTAGGCGGTGGCGGGCGCCCGGCGTTCCAGTTCCTCGGTGAGCGCGGCCATGATGCGCTTGCCGAGGCCGCGGCCCTGGTGGGCAGGGTGGACGCACATGTCGACGATCTGGAAGGCGGTGCCACCGTCCCCGATGATCCGTCCCATGCCGATGGGCTCCCCCTCGTGGTGGAGAACCACGCCGTGCCACGTGTTGGGCAGGGCGAGCGCGACTGCTTCGGGGTCCTTGTCGGAGAGGCCGGCGTCGGTGCGCAGGCGGCGGAAGACCTCGACGGAGGGCACACCGACGCTCAACTCGTACGGGTCGTTCACGCTGTCCACTGTCAGTGG from Streptomyces davaonensis JCM 4913 encodes the following:
- a CDS encoding GNAT family N-acetyltransferase gives rise to the protein MDSVNDPYELSVGVPSVEVFRRLRTDAGLSDKDPEAVALALPNTWHGVVLHHEGEPIGMGRIIGDGGTAFQIVDMCVHPAHQGRGLGKRIMAALTEELERRAPATAYVSLIADGPARFLYEKFGFADTATHDSIGMYRVIGRPRGGGRPPRCSSRR